The Mucilaginibacter rubeus genomic interval TTATAAAAAGAGAGGGTACTTTGGTTTGGCAAAGCACCCTCTAAAATTCTAAATTTTTTCCAGAAATCCGAAATAAATATTCTTGATTTCAGATTTCGAATTTGAGATTTCGGATTCGCTCTTATTTGATTTTAATCATAAAAAAAGGTGTTTTGATAATTCAAAACACCTTTTTAAACTTTTCAAAATCCGAAATCTCAAATCCGAATTCCGAAATATAATTATTCCGCTACTACTTCAAACGGAACCTGAACTTTAACTTCTTTGTGCAGGTTGATGTTGGCTACGTATTCACCAACAAATTTTGGCTCCTGATCAAAAGTGATACGACGACGGTCGACGTCAAAACCTTCTTTTTTCAATGCATCAGCAATTTGGATAGTGTTGATAGCACCGAAGATTTTGCCAGTTTCGCCGGCTTTAGCACCAATGTTCAGTTTAACACCTTCTAAACGGGCTGCAATAGCATCAGCATCCTTACGGATTTTCTCTTGCTTAAATTGAGCTTGTTTAAGGTTTTCAGCTAAAACTTTACGTGCACTTTCAGTAGCTAATATGGCGTAACCTTTAGGTAAAAGGTAGTTACGGCCATAACCTGGTTTCACATTTACGATATCGTCTTTATCACCCAGGTTTTTTACATCTTGTTTTAAAATAACTTCCATTTCTTAAATCTCCTATTATTTTAATGAATCTGTAACGTAAGGTAATAAACCGATGTGACGAGCGCGTTTAACAGCCTGAGCTACTTTGCGCTGGAATTTTAATGAAGTACCAGTTAAACGACGTGGTAATACTTTACCTTGGTCGTTAATGAACTTTAATAAAAAGTTTGCGTCTTTGTAATCGATATACTTGATACCGTTCTTTTTGAAACGGCAGTATTTTTTACGGTTATCCTCCACTTTTGGAGCGGTAACGTATTTAATTTGTTCGTTAGCCATTAGTTTGCTGCCTCCTCTGCTTTAGCTGCTGGTTTTTTGTTAAAAGCACCGCTGCGTTTTTTGTCATTGTAAGCAATGGCATGTTTGTCCAAAGCAATGGTCAGGAAACGCAATACACGCTCATCGCGCCTTAACTCTACCTCCAATTTGTTAATTAATTCACCCGGAGCCTTAAATTCAGTTAAGTGATAGTACCCTGTAGTTTTCTTTTGGATAGGGTACGCTAATTTTCTCAAACCCCAATTATCCTCCTGGACAATTTCGGCTCCGCCATCAGTTAAGATCTTGCTAAATTTGGCATTCGCCTCTTTAGCAACTTCTTCTGAAAGCAACGGGGTTAGAACGATCACGATTTCGTACTGTTGCATTATACTTGATTTTTAATTATTTACCCGCTATTAACGGGGCTGCAAATGTACAAATAGTTTTCTGATTTTCAAATCAATGTTGATATTGGTTAATAACTATTTAAGCGTTTTTTTAAAACTTATAGAGTAATGTGCCGTTCTATCCTAAAAAACTTATAGCTATGCAGTTACTGACAGACTTAACCGGTGTTGACAACTCAAAAGTGCTTTCATTTGACGATATCCTGATGTATGGCGGAGGGGATGAACCTCTTGAGGGTGATTGGGATGACCAGGAAGATGAAGATTTTGACGATATACTTGATGATAAGGAGGACTTGCATGAAATACAGGTTGATGATGATATGGGCGAGCCCGACCCGGAAGATGATGATCATTTACCTGATGACGATTTTTAGATAGATATCTCAATCAAATCAAAAGCTTCACTATTCCATGTACTACGTGTAAGCTTAATAGTATAGTGTATTAATATTTATTACCCTACGTGTTGCCGTTTTGAGGCAACCTGGAT includes:
- the rplI gene encoding 50S ribosomal protein L9, giving the protein MEVILKQDVKNLGDKDDIVNVKPGYGRNYLLPKGYAILATESARKVLAENLKQAQFKQEKIRKDADAIAARLEGVKLNIGAKAGETGKIFGAINTIQIADALKKEGFDVDRRRITFDQEPKFVGEYVANINLHKEVKVQVPFEVVAE
- the rpsR gene encoding 30S ribosomal protein S18; this translates as MANEQIKYVTAPKVEDNRKKYCRFKKNGIKYIDYKDANFLLKFINDQGKVLPRRLTGTSLKFQRKVAQAVKRARHIGLLPYVTDSLK
- the rpsF gene encoding 30S ribosomal protein S6, with amino-acid sequence MQQYEIVIVLTPLLSEEVAKEANAKFSKILTDGGAEIVQEDNWGLRKLAYPIQKKTTGYYHLTEFKAPGELINKLEVELRRDERVLRFLTIALDKHAIAYNDKKRSGAFNKKPAAKAEEAAN